The Dasypus novemcinctus isolate mDasNov1 chromosome 24, mDasNov1.1.hap2, whole genome shotgun sequence sequence ttaaatttttatttaattgcctttttttaaaaaagatacatagatcacaaaaatgttacattaaaaaatataagggaagtggacttggcccagtggatagggtgtccgtctaccacatgggtggtccacagttcaaaccccaggcctccttgacccgtgtggagctggcccattcgcaacgctgatgtgcgcaaggagtgccatgccacacaggggtgtctcccgtgtaggggagccccacgctcaaggagtgtgccccataaggagagccgcccagtgcgtaagaaagtgcagtctgcctaggaatggtgccacacacatggagagctgacacaacaagatgacacaacgaaaaagagacacagattcccatgccgctgacaacaacagaagtggacaaatacgacaatgcagcaaatagacacagagaacagaaaaccagggtggaggggaaggggagggaaataaataaataaataaataaataaataaatatgaatgaggttccaatataccccataccccacccccaccccactcctcccacatcaacaacctctttcatcattgtggcacattcattgcatttggtgaatacattttggagcacagctacactgcatggattatagtttatattgtagtttatgctctcccccagtacattcagtaggttatggcaggatatataatgtcctgcatctgtccctgccatatcattcaggacaactccaactcccgaaaatgcccctacatcacacctcttctttcctctccctgcccttggcaattcccgtggccactgtctccacatcaaggatacaatttcttcctttgctagagtcacaatagttctatagtagaatactagtaagtccactctaatccatactttagtcctcatcctatggaccctgggatgatgatgtccactccacctctaaatcgagaggggttaatacttcttattttctttaattttatggtTAGTATCTCCAATACAAATTAAAGTCATGGAGGGAGAGATATGTACACACATGATAtatcatacacacatacacacatacatacatttaaaattccacatcagggaagtggatgtggctcaagtgattgggctcctgacTACCACATAGGGGAtcctaggttcggttcccggggcctcctgttGAATGCGAGAGGGCCCTTGTCACTGAGAAGAGCTGGTTTGCACCATGAGCTAActcagcaagataacgcaacaagaaaagacaataagaaacacaacaaaccaggaagctgaggtggctcaagtgatagagtgcctctcttccatgtCACAGATCCCAGGATCACAagctggtgcctcctgaagagatgagtagacacagaacatgcagcaaatggacagaaagcagacaggaaCACAGGTGGcaagggaggggggcagggcagggagaataaataaaaataaaataaatcttaaaaaaaaaaatttaaccatgGCCATGGTTTTCCTTCTAATGCTCTAAGCTTGTATTGCTCCCAGATAGTATCCATTCCTGACCTCTCTACGACTCCTTGTTGCTGGTAACTATGCAGTTCTTTACAATTTAAAAGATGTAGGTCCCCAAAGACAAAATAGTTAATGATGGAAACCTGGGCGGACTCTTTGGATACAATACCCATTATAGTCCCCCTCAGGGTTATAGGGTAAAGATTATGTGTCTTTGGGTAAAACTGTCCCACCTAGAAAATGTTGAAGTGGAAGAGTTGGTGGCACTTTTCCCAGATGAGAAAGAAGAATAGATGCGGGGGTAGGGGGGACAGAAGGGATCAGCAAGCCAGTAGGAGGTAGAGACTGTAGAGAggatgaaataatttaaattgaaGGAAGAGGTAGAGTAATTGACTCACAGCCTCATGGGGATGGGAAAAGGTCCCAGATTAAGAACTCACCACCTGACCCCACAAAACCAAAAGACCTTTGCCACGTTTCATGAGAGCTAGTTCATGTCAGTGATTGGACTGGCTGATTTCTAGTTCTGATTTCTAGTCCAGGCTCTGCCACCAAGTAACACAGAGTCAGTAGATCAGCTTGGATGAGCATGCAAATCTCCTGACTCCCAGCCCAGAAAGTTTGACTCACTTCCAGGATCCCTATTCCAGTGGCTGGGTCTTAACACCACATGAAATGAGGGAGGGGAAAGCAGATAAGAAAGTAGGTGTAAGTCATTCAAAACAGAGGGAAACAAAAGATCACTAATACCAAATGTGCTATGAAACTAGAGAGAGAATAgtgctctcttttccttttcctgtgaaCTTTTTTGTAATTAGGAAACAGGGAAATGATGTCTTTCAGGAAATAAaaatgccattagcaaagggaaaGATCTGTTAAGGCAGAGGAGGGGTTTTCCCTTGTAGAAGCCCAAGTCCCACCTAGCAAAGGACAGGGGAAGGGGCAGGCAAAGAGCAGGAAACAGGAACTCTTTGCTCTGCCCTCGCTCGGCCAGCAGAGGCAGTGAAGAAGCCGGGGtatcctttctccttttcctttccttccctctccacGCCCAGCTGCTCCAGGAAAGCCCTGTGACTTCCTGGCCACATTTAGAAGCTGACTGCTCTGGCCCGAGTCATGGCGTCCCGGGCTCTGCTGCCCATCCTGCTCCTGTGTGTGCTGCTGCTGCAGGCCCAGGGAGGGCCCCGTGACCGCAGGAGAGCGCAGAGTAGGTGATGGTAGAGAGAGGcctgggaggggcaggagggctgTGCCCTGTCTGAAGGGGACCTGGCAGTTGGAGCTCTGACCCCAGCGCTGTGAAGACTCGGGGTCCTCCCGGCCATGGCCCTCCAGCCCCTTCACCCGGCCCTGGGAACATGAGGATGGGACAGCCTGAATCTTTTTATTCTCCTTCCAAAAATCCAGTGACCAATGGGCCACAGGCTAGCAAAGAGTGCCCTAGAGCTCAGAAGCAGAAGGGAAAAGAGTTATTTGTCTAATTTATGCCTATTTGGTGAAGAATAAACATAGTCAGAAGTGGGGATAAGTGAAGAAGGGAAGGACGTGGTCAAGGAAAATTTGGAATGTAGAGGGCCAAGATAAAGTTATCATCAgagggtggtgggggaaggagaaCTAATGAAAGTAACATTTTCTTGGCAGGAATACAGGAGGTACTGCCTGCGATGAGAGGAGACAAAAGAAATAGAGGTACTTGGAAATTCTGGAGGGTGGTGGGGTTAGGAGTGCTTTCCAGGCTTTAATGAGTTCTCAGGCCCAGAGTGTAGGTCCTCTCAGGTGACTTCAGGGAGGCCATGGCTTATATGTGAGACAGGTCCTGACAGCAGATGTATGCAAAGTGTTCCAGAGACCCAGGCAATGTGATCTAGGGAGGGTGGAGGTGGTGCTAAGTTTAAGGTATTACCAGTCAGCAAGTTTTGATGAAAGGCATGAAGGGAGCCTCCTGAAATGTCCAGGAACATCTGGAGTGAGATCTGGGATCTTGGGTGTTGGAGGAAGCTGTCGGGCTTGAGAAAGGATGTTGTAGGACTATGGTCCCATTTATCCTGCCCCCTTCCCTCTTTCAGGTAACAAGGCCTGCAAGAAGGAGCCCAGCATGTATCTTTGCAAACATCATTGTTCATTTTTCCTAAAGTGTCCGGGTAATGAAACTTGCTGTCTTACCTTCTGTGGGAACATTTGCATGAGCCTCCTATGAATGGATGAGTGGGAgagtgggctgggctgggcctccTTGCTCCCTCCTGCCCTCTAGCAGAGATGATGCCCTGAGACCACATCACAAAGACTACAAATCCCAGCTCAGGAATGCCATGCTCCTCACTGCCTGCACAACCTGTCTCTGTCAAATAAACCAGTGCAAATGCCCACGGACTCTGCCTCATTTGCTCCCACTCCTTGTGCTCCTTGCCAACCCAGTTGCAGCACGCTCAGCTGACTCTTCTCGTGTCCAGTCCCCATTCTCCCACTCCTGGTCATTCTTCCCTGCCCTCCCTTTTGGCCCACACACCTTGCCAGGTCCCAGGAGGCTCAGCCCCCATGTTGTTCTGCTCACTGAACCAGCACTCCCAGGGAAAACCTGCTCATGTGTGGCATTTCCAAATGCTGAGAACAGTCCCAACCCTGGAGCAAGAAGGGCCAGATTCGGCATGAGATGGGTGGAGGCAGACCTGGGGTGCAGAGTGGGAGTCTCCAAGTATTGCTTTCGTGTCATGGCCTCAGTCTACCCGACTGTCTCCCTGTCTCCATACGAGCTACAGATTACTGTCCTTTTACAATGAGGAA is a genomic window containing:
- the LOC101424263 gene encoding protein WFDC10B — translated: MASRALLPILLLCVLLLQAQGGPRDRRRAQRIQEVLPAMRGDKRNRGNKACKKEPSMYLCKHHCSFFLKCPGNETCCLTFCGNICMSLL